GGTCGGCGAGTCCGAGGACCTCGGGAACCTCGCTGGAGACCAGCAGGACCGCCAGCCCTTCGTCGGCCAGCCGGCGGATCACGGCGTACAGCTCCGCCCGGGCGCCGATGTCGACGCCCCGGGTCGGTTCGTCGAGGAGCAGCACCTTGCAGCCGCGCAGCAGCCAACGCGCGAGCACGGCCTTCTGCTGGTTGCCGCCGGACAGCGTCCTGACCGCCGCGTCCGGGTCGTCGGGCCGCAGCGACAGCTCGCGCACCGCGCCGTGCGCGGCGGCCCGTTCGGCACGCCGGTCGAGCCAGCCCGCCCGGGCGTAGCGGGAGAGGGTGGCGACCGAGACGTTGCTGCCGACGGACTCCAGCATCAGCAGGGCCTGCGCCTTGCGTTCCTCGGGCGCCAGTCCGATGCCGGCCCGGACGGCGGCGCGGACGCTGCCGGGGCGCAGCGGGACGCCGTCGACGAGGACGCGGCCGGCGTCGGGCCTGCGCGCCCCGTAGATCGTCTCCAGGATCTCGCTGCGGCCGGAGCCGACCAGTCCGGCGAGTCCGACGATCTCCCCGGTCCGCAGGGCGAGGTCGAGGGGGGCGAACTCGCCGCGCCGGGTGAGGCCCTCGACCCTGAGGACGGGGTCCCGGGCGGCGGCGCCGTCGGTTCCTCCGGCTCCCTCTTCGGGGCGGTCGGGGAAGACGTGCTCGACGGTGCGGCCGGTCATGAGGGAGACGATGTCCCGGGTCGGGGTGGTGTCCGCCGGCAGGCCGCCGGCGACGGAGCGGCCGTCCTTCAGGACCGTGACCCGGTCGCCGATGCGGCGGATCTCCTCCAGCCGGTGGGAGATGTAGACGACGGCGACGCCGTCGGCGGTGAGTTCGGCGACGATCCGGAAGAGGTTGTCGACCTCGTCGGGGTCGAGCGCGGCGGACGGCTCGTCCATGACGATCAGCCGCACCTCGTGGGAGAGCGCGCGGGCCATGGAGACGATCTGCTGCTGCGCGGCGGACAGTTCGCCGACGTGCCGGGCCGGATCGATCTCCGGGTGCCCGAGGCGTTCCAGGAGACGAGCGGCGGCCGCGCGTGCCCGGGCCCCGCGGACGACGAACCCGGCGGAGGTCGGCTCGTTCCCGAGGAACACGTTCTCGGCGACGGACAGGCCGCCGACCAGGTCCAGCTCCTGGTAGATCGTGGCGATCCCGAGCCGCATGGCCGCGATCGGCGAGGCCGGGGAGACCGGTTCGCCGCCCCAGGTGATCTCGCCGCCGTCGGGCTGGTGGGCTCCGGCGAGGACCTTGATGAGCGTCGACTTTCCGGCGCCGTTCTGGCCGAGGAGGCAGTGGACCTCGCCGGCCTGGACTTCGAGGTCCACGCCGTCCAGGGCGCGGACGCCGGGGAAGGACTTGGTGATGCGGTGCATCGTGAGCAGTGGTGGGAGTGTTGCCATCGGGATCCCCTCGGCGGGTACGGCCGTGAGCGGGCAGGGCGGAGCGGGGCGCGGTGAGCGCCGTGGGAGGAGAGGGAGCGGGCGAGGGGCTCGGGGCCCCGCGGCTCGGCCGTTGCCGGCGCGTGCGGGGGCGAGCGGGCATGGCTGACAGCCACGGGACCGTTGCGTGGTGCGGGCGTGCGGCGGTGCGGTGACGCTGTGGGTGCGGTGTCGCTTCCGGCGCGGTGGCGCCTCTGGCGGTGCGGTGGGCCGGTGAGGACGGTGGTGCCGGGTCGTGCGGTGGTACGGGCCGTCTGCGGTGGTACGTGCGGTGGTACGGGGCCTCGGCGTGCGGCGTGCCGCCGCCGGAGGAGTCGGGGGCCGGGCGGGGCCCGGCCGGGTCAGGCGGGTGAGAAGACGTGATCGCTGATGAGGCGGGCCGCGCCGATCACTCCGGCGGTGGGGCCCAACTCGCCCAGCACGATGGGGAGGTTGCCGGTCGCGAGCGGCAGCGACTGGCGGTAGACCTGGGTGCGGACGCTGGCCAGCAGGGTGTGGCCGAGCCCGGTGACACCGCCGCCGATGACGACGAGTCCCGGGTTGAAGAAGCTGACGAGCCCGGCGATGACCTGGCCCAGCCGCTGTCCGCCCTCGCGGATCAGCTCCAGGGACACGGTGTCGCCCGCCGCCGCTGCCGCCGAGACGTCCGCGGCGGTCAGCTCGCCGGCCGCCTCCAGTCGCGCGGCGAGCTGCGCCGACCGGCCCGAGCGCGCCGCGTCCTCGGCGTCCCGGGCCAGCGCCGCGCCGCTGAAGTGGGCTTCCAGGCAGCCCAGGTTGCCGCAGGCGCAGGCCCGTCCGTCCGGCTGGACCTGAATGTGCCCGATGTCGCCGGCGCTGCCCGTCGTACCGCGGTACACCTGGCCGCCGATCACGATGCCGCAGCCGATGCCCGTACCGATCTTGACGCAGAGGTAGTCGCCGACGGAGCGGGCGACGCCCGCGTGCTGCTCCCCCATCGCCATGAGGTTCACGTCGTTGTCGACCATCACCGGGCAGCCGAGGTCCTGGCTGAGGGCCTCGCGGACGGGGAAGCCGTCCCAGCCGGGCATGATCGGCGGCGCGACGGGCACGCCCTCGGGAAAGCGGACGGGGCCGGGGACGCCGATGCCCGCGCCGTCGAACCCCTCCGCGACTCCCGACGCCTTCAGTTTGTCCGCCATGGCCAGCACCCGTTCGAAGACGGCGACGGGCCCTTCACGGACGTCCACGGGCTGGTTCAGGTGGCCCAGGACCTCCAGTTCGGCGTTGGTGACGGCGACGTCGATCGAGGTGGCCCCGATGTCGACCCCGAGGAACCGCAGCGCCGGGGCGAGCCGGAGGTTGTGCGAGCGGCGTCCGCCGCGCGAGGCGGCGAGCCCGTCCGCGACCACCAGCCCCGTCTCCAGCAGCCGGTCCACCTCGACCGCCAGCTTGGAACGGGACAGGTCCACCAGATCGCCCAGCTGCGCACGGGAGTTGGGGCCTCCGTCACGCAACAGGCGCAGCAGTCGCGCCTGGTGCACGTTCGCGGGTCGAGCGGTCATCCGTCTCACGAATCCCTCCCCTCCCCCGCCTCCGGCTGGGGGCGCGCCGGCCTGTCCGGTGGTTCACCCGTCGGGCTTTCGAGAGGAACGTAGCAGCGCTTCACCGGCCTGGGAACTACTTGAGCAGGAAACGGCCACGACTTCTTCCACTCCCGGGACAAAGAGTCCGGCCCGGAACGCCGAGACGGCCCCCTCCGAGAGAAGGGGGCCGTCTCCACCGCGGGTGCGGGGGTGGATCAGGGGGCGATCCTCAGGAGCTTGTTGGCGGTGCCGGCGGCGGGGTTCTTGATGGCGTCGGCGGTGGCCGCTCCGGTGAGCGCGGCGGCCGTGTCGGCCGGGGTCGC
The Streptomyces roseofulvus genome window above contains:
- a CDS encoding ROK family transcriptional regulator — translated: MTARPANVHQARLLRLLRDGGPNSRAQLGDLVDLSRSKLAVEVDRLLETGLVVADGLAASRGGRRSHNLRLAPALRFLGVDIGATSIDVAVTNAELEVLGHLNQPVDVREGPVAVFERVLAMADKLKASGVAEGFDGAGIGVPGPVRFPEGVPVAPPIMPGWDGFPVREALSQDLGCPVMVDNDVNLMAMGEQHAGVARSVGDYLCVKIGTGIGCGIVIGGQVYRGTTGSAGDIGHIQVQPDGRACACGNLGCLEAHFSGAALARDAEDAARSGRSAQLAARLEAAGELTAADVSAAAAAGDTVSLELIREGGQRLGQVIAGLVSFFNPGLVVIGGGVTGLGHTLLASVRTQVYRQSLPLATGNLPIVLGELGPTAGVIGAARLISDHVFSPA
- a CDS encoding sugar ABC transporter ATP-binding protein; amino-acid sequence: MATLPPLLTMHRITKSFPGVRALDGVDLEVQAGEVHCLLGQNGAGKSTLIKVLAGAHQPDGGEITWGGEPVSPASPIAAMRLGIATIYQELDLVGGLSVAENVFLGNEPTSAGFVVRGARARAAAARLLERLGHPEIDPARHVGELSAAQQQIVSMARALSHEVRLIVMDEPSAALDPDEVDNLFRIVAELTADGVAVVYISHRLEEIRRIGDRVTVLKDGRSVAGGLPADTTPTRDIVSLMTGRTVEHVFPDRPEEGAGGTDGAAARDPVLRVEGLTRRGEFAPLDLALRTGEIVGLAGLVGSGRSEILETIYGARRPDAGRVLVDGVPLRPGSVRAAVRAGIGLAPEERKAQALLMLESVGSNVSVATLSRYARAGWLDRRAERAAAHGAVRELSLRPDDPDAAVRTLSGGNQQKAVLARWLLRGCKVLLLDEPTRGVDIGARAELYAVIRRLADEGLAVLLVSSEVPEVLGLADRVLVLREGSVVHTAPARELDEHRVLDLVMEGNPTP